From the Streptomyces sp. KMM 9044 genome, one window contains:
- a CDS encoding glycosyltransferase: protein MIVKNESAVIERCIASVREIVDTWVISDTGSTDGTQDLIRKAFDGVPGELHDDLWVNFGVNRTLNIERARGKADYLLLMDADMVIRQKGQLPSLSCASYMIQHTGSLAYRIKRLVRGDLHWRYEGVTHEYLTADEEHEQENLDALVIEHFADGGSRHDKFERDMALLSSELERDPTNARSTFYLAQTMRDMGRTEEAIALYERRAEMGGWGEEVYYALLQVGILKDESGDWPGAMDTLSRAWEQRPQRLEACFELVSRLRKRGNYRAGHAFACAGINRAEPDDILFTYPWVYKWGLLFEYSIVSYWAGDVQGSLEACDRLLTIPDLPEAHRLQTLRNRDFAVARQAEESRGIEGGKSRQSGAGI, encoded by the coding sequence ATGATCGTAAAGAACGAATCGGCCGTGATTGAGCGATGTATCGCCTCAGTGCGCGAGATCGTCGACACCTGGGTCATCTCCGACACGGGCTCGACGGATGGAACCCAGGATCTGATTCGAAAGGCCTTCGATGGCGTGCCCGGCGAGCTGCACGACGACCTCTGGGTCAACTTCGGGGTCAATCGCACACTCAACATCGAGCGCGCTCGCGGGAAAGCCGACTACCTGCTCCTGATGGACGCCGACATGGTCATCAGACAGAAAGGGCAGTTGCCTTCGCTGTCCTGTGCGTCCTACATGATCCAGCACACCGGCAGTCTCGCCTACCGAATCAAGCGTCTCGTCCGGGGTGATTTGCACTGGCGCTACGAAGGCGTGACACACGAGTATCTGACTGCCGATGAAGAGCACGAACAGGAGAACCTTGACGCCCTCGTGATCGAGCACTTCGCCGACGGCGGCTCCCGGCACGACAAGTTCGAACGGGACATGGCCCTGCTGAGCTCGGAGCTGGAGCGCGACCCCACAAACGCGCGCAGCACGTTCTACCTGGCCCAGACCATGCGTGACATGGGGCGTACCGAAGAGGCGATCGCCCTTTACGAACGCCGCGCGGAGATGGGTGGTTGGGGCGAGGAGGTCTATTATGCACTCCTGCAGGTGGGAATCCTTAAGGATGAGTCCGGTGATTGGCCAGGAGCCATGGATACCCTCTCGCGGGCATGGGAGCAGCGGCCGCAACGCCTCGAAGCGTGCTTCGAATTGGTCTCACGACTACGGAAGCGTGGAAACTATCGCGCCGGGCATGCCTTCGCGTGTGCGGGGATCAACCGCGCGGAGCCCGACGACATCCTCTTTACTTACCCATGGGTCTACAAGTGGGGGCTGCTCTTCGAATATTCCATCGTCTCTTACTGGGCAGGAGATGTTCAGGGTTCCCTCGAAGCGTGCGACCGCCTCCTGACCATTCCTGACCTCCCGGAAGCGCATCGTCTGCAAACACTGCGGAATCGGGATTTTGCCGTTGCCCGTCAAGCCGAAGAGTCGAGGGGTATCGAGGGAGGAAAGTCCCGACAGTCCGGGGCCGGAATTTAG
- a CDS encoding 3-oxoacyl-ACP synthase III family protein, with the protein MEREQDYVISVLGTGSYLPERVVTNKEIEARVPGASAEWIADRTAIVERRYAAPHEAASDLAVHAARAALDQAGLDADRIDFIIVATTTGDAPIPSTASLVQRALGAHRAACFDVNIACTGFVTALSIARAYVALDPTTKVLVIGTDVWTRFVDFDDRATSVLFGDGAGAAVVGSVPHAPGDPERGLLKVELVSRAEAHELISMPAGGSRRPASVETVADGDHLLSMQGRGVRDFVLDNVPGLITGLLKRCGYEPTDVRHFVPHQANGRLVAELAEVSGLERAETHLPLRHSGNIGSASVPVGLGCGSFGGTG; encoded by the coding sequence GTGGAAAGGGAACAGGACTACGTCATATCCGTGCTGGGGACCGGCTCCTACCTGCCCGAACGGGTGGTGACCAACAAGGAGATCGAGGCCCGGGTACCCGGCGCCTCCGCCGAGTGGATCGCCGACAGGACCGCCATCGTCGAACGGCGGTACGCGGCACCGCACGAGGCCGCGTCCGACCTCGCCGTCCACGCCGCGCGCGCCGCCCTGGACCAGGCCGGACTGGACGCGGACCGCATCGACTTCATCATCGTCGCCACGACGACCGGCGACGCCCCGATCCCCTCCACCGCGTCACTGGTGCAACGGGCGCTCGGCGCCCACCGGGCCGCCTGCTTCGACGTCAACATCGCCTGCACCGGGTTCGTCACCGCGCTGTCCATCGCCCGGGCGTACGTGGCGCTGGACCCGACGACGAAGGTCCTGGTCATCGGCACCGACGTGTGGACCCGGTTCGTCGACTTCGACGACCGGGCGACCAGTGTTCTGTTCGGGGACGGAGCCGGGGCCGCGGTCGTCGGCTCCGTCCCGCACGCGCCCGGCGATCCGGAACGCGGCCTGCTCAAGGTCGAGTTGGTGAGCCGGGCCGAGGCCCACGAGCTGATCAGCATGCCGGCCGGGGGCAGCCGCCGTCCCGCCTCCGTCGAGACCGTCGCGGACGGTGACCACCTGCTGAGCATGCAGGGCCGGGGGGTGCGCGACTTCGTCCTGGACAACGTCCCCGGCCTCATCACCGGGCTGCTCAAGCGCTGCGGCTACGAACCCACCGACGTGCGGCACTTCGTGCCGCACCAGGCCAATGGACGGCTGGTGGCGGAACTGGCCGAGGTCAGCGGTCTGGAGCGGGCAGAGACCCATCTGCCATTGCGTCACAGCGGCAACATCGGTTCCGCATCGGTGCCGGTCGGCCTTGGGTGTGGCTCCTTTGGAGGGACAGGCTGA
- a CDS encoding transposase, with the protein MQNATVVLSDRPLPDLRFAAECDCLAHLYGNAGDRPLRARVYATDLTDEEWQIVRRVMPVPGWLCGRGGNPEGFCHREMIDAVRYFVDNGIKWRAMPADFPPWSAVYAFQHRWHTDELLDVLHERLREQVRIVEGRDDPEPSAAIVDGCGSFGGTALAA; encoded by the coding sequence ATGCAGAACGCTACCGTCGTCCTGTCCGATCGTCCGTTGCCCGACCTGCGGTTCGCCGCGGAGTGTGACTGCCTCGCTCACTTGTACGGCAATGCCGGGGACCGGCCGCTGCGGGCCCGCGTCTACGCGACCGATCTGACGGACGAGGAATGGCAGATCGTCCGGCGGGTGATGCCTGTGCCGGGCTGGCTATGTGGCCGCGGGGGCAACCCGGAGGGTTTCTGCCACCGCGAAATGATCGATGCGGTGCGGTACTTCGTCGACAACGGCATCAAGTGGAGGGCGATGCCGGCCGACTTCCCGCCCTGGTCGGCCGTCTACGCATTCCAGCATCGCTGGCACACGGACGAGCTCCTGGACGTACTGCACGAGAGGCTGCGGGAGCAGGTACGCATCGTGGAAGGGCGGGACGATCCCGAGCCGAGTGCGGCGATCGTCGATGGGTGTGGCTCCTTTGGAGGGACGGCCCTAGCTGCGTGA